The DNA segment atatatagaatggctaatcaacaaggtcctactgtatagcatagggaattatattcaacatcctgtgataaaccacaaaggaaaagaatatgaataagaatgtgtgtgtgtgtatatatatatatatatatatatatataacacttttgctatatagcagtaattaacataacattgtaattaaactatacttcaataaaaaataaattttaaaaaagagaacgcTTACGATTGTCCTTACGATAGTAAAAGTTAAATAGGAAACATTTAGGAGATACGGATTTGAATTACTGCATTAGAGGTTAAGTACATGGTTCTGAAAACGTGAGTTAAAAGAACACTTCTCAGATTAGTTACTTTCTTGAGCTAACTAAAATAGTTGCGTCAATAAGAAGTACACTCACCCTTCTAACAGACAGGccttaagaagaaaataaactattaGGAATGACTGGTCACTTTCAATGAAGTGTACCTGGAAGAGGTACAGTAGCAAGCAGCAAGCTTCTGATGACAGAGGCCTGATACCCTGGGGCTGCCACACTTCTTTATCCAGGTCACACTCAAGGTATCCAGCTCTTCTAACAGGAAGATCAGCACAGCAATGCTGTGGTCCACCTATCACCAACCTTATTTATCGTGGAGGACATGTCCAGAATGTCCTCCTCTGGAAACTCACCAGAGTTCTGTGAACTCTGCTACCTGACATTAGATTAGTTCATTTGTCTGGTTTACTGTCTGTCTCCTCCAATGTGATGTGAATCCCATTAGGATGGAGACCATTTCTGTTATTCATCATTGTTGCCTCaggacctagaacagtgcctgatatACATTAGCCATTCAATAACTGGTCAGTGAATGTTTATTCTGGGTGCTGTTCTAGGTTCTAGGGATACAATGGTCCAAATAAGCTTTGCCCTCATGGACTTCTCAATGGTCTGTTGAGGGGAGAATAACAAAGCAAACTTCAGCCTGTGGTTAGAGCCTTTTCAAAGGGAAGTATTGAAATGAGATTAAGTAGGACCAGGCAGGCTGTggtaaacacatggaaagataatGAGGTGATTTAAGCATGGGAGTGACATAATTGGTTTATATCCCGAAAAGATTATACTGGGTGATGTGACAAAAATGaatcagaaatgagaaaaagctGAGATAGAAGTAAAATGGCTACTACTGTGGTTCAGGCAAGAGATAACTGTCATTAAAGTAAAAGCgtgaaagcagaagaaaaatggaTAGATTCCTAATGTATTTTGGAGATAGTCAAGATGTGCTGATGGTTTACAGGTGGGTGATAAAGGAAAGAGAGACCAGGGATAATGACTACTATATAGAGacattatatacacatatcatacataatatacatataatacatatataatatatatattatgtataatacatatacatattatataatgacACATATACAGCCTccaacttcagactatattaaaaCACAGAGCACCCAGAATCTGTCAAAATCTAATACAGGGCAACAGATCTTTAAGGTAGTAAGGACAGAGGACTCTCAGAATGGAAGCTAGATCATGCAAAGGGTAAAATGAGGAGACCTCCTTCTATCCTGCCTAGTTCTTGATGCCTGTGTACCCTTCCAACAAGTGTGTGTCTAGGTTTGCCTATTCCCATAGTACTGTCTATTTCTGAGACACTTAGGGTATTGtaatggcttccctagtggctcagacagtaaagcatctgcccacaatgcgggtagacctgggttcgatacctgggttagattcctgggttgggaagatcccctgaagaaggaaatggcaacccattccagtacctttgcctggaaaatcccatggacgggagagcctggtaggctacagtccatggggtcacaaagagtcggacctgactaagtgacttcacttcacctaGGCTATTGTATAAGCACCAAAGGCTCTGAATAATCCAAAACATGCTTATTCACATGAACTGGCTTTAAAATAGCTTAGCATAGAATCTCCAGTAGCACCTACAAAGAATTATGTGGTATGGCAGGTTTGTAGAGAAGCAAGTGTGAGAAAGAATGGAAGATAGTTGAAAAGGAAAAAGTCACAAAGGGAAGTttgatataattaaaaaaaaatgtttttaaacataatCTCACCTGTTTCATCCTTCACCACACACTGCGTTTTCTCTTGACAATGTCTGGGTTCCACCACAGTTGCTATCTCTTGAACATCTTTCATTAAAACATCACCATCTATTTTAAGAATACTTTTAAGTCTGCTGAGCTCCTTTGGggcattcttttttctcttttcagcacGCATCTTCCTTTTCCACTTACTCCGTAAACTTTTAGCCATTTTTACCTGGAAAGTTcacaaaacattttcaaaagcaactatttactattaaaaaaaaaaaggcaaatcttTGGAAAACCAAGTCAAAAGGTATCTCTGCACCACATGAACAATTGGAAAGTAAACTCTTCACTTTGTTCATGGATTATGATGGCATAATGTGCAAATTATGTGAGGATCAATAAGGCATATACAGCCactaaataacaattaaaaacacCAAATCTGACAGCCACTAAATAACACAAATACCAAACCAAACTCCCTGTGGCCACTGGCACACTGTACTGTATGTCAGCCAATTCTGAAAGCTCCTATAGCTTCCATACGAGATGCAGAAATTTAACCATATATGATGTAGAAATTTAATTTCCTCCAAAACACGAAGAGCACCATCTCCTTACATTCATGTAACaacttatattttataaatcttttaaCTGCATCTTGATTTCTCCCAAACCTACAAGTGATCTTACCCACCCCAATTTTCCTCATTATCCACCCTTTTAAGTCAATCTAGGtatttcaagggcttcccttgtatctcagctgataaagagtctgcctgcaatgcaggagacacgggtttgatccctgggtcaggaagattccctggagaaggaaatggcaacccataatattcttgcctggagaatcccaaggacagaggagcctggcagtctacagtccatggggtcgcaagagtaggacatgacttagtgactaaaccagcaGGTATTTCAAACTTGTATATTTCTATTCTTGATTTCTCTCCACCCTTTAGTCCCAGCCTGTCCCCCACAGAGTAGTCAATGTGAGCTTTTAAAAAACTTGAAGGGCATATACAGTCTTTCTTGAAATTAACGATTTTCCACCTCACATATTCAAGATCTACAAGGTTATTTATGATCTGGCTTCTGCCTCTTTCAACTCCTATCTTCTATGCTCCACCCCTCCACAATTACATCTGAGAATAGCCCCATTAAAGACAACCAAGGGACAGTGTGGGAATGTGATGAGGGCTGGGAAGTGATTGCAGGGATTATTGAGTTTAGAGGGAAACTTGTAGGTATGACTTATAACCTCATCTTAATTGTgccttgtgtgtatatatatttcaaaatattctatacactttaaatatgtgtaGTTTGTTGTGCTAATTACACATCAATAAAGCAgttaaataaatgacattttgaaaaaaaaaagagagagaaatgtccAAATGACGTTGAGTTCAGTATCTTTACATTTGCCCTTCTTTTGCCTAGGAACTAATCCTTCAGTACCTCGGAAAGGGTTTTTCTGACCTCTGTAAGCTCGCCTCCTTTTATTCTCtatatcattcttttctttccttcttaataCGTTTTACAATctaaaattaagtttattttctgtcattccCGGTGGTCTGTGGGCTCCACGAAGGCAGTGGATAAATAGATCTTGTTCACTGCTGGATCCCCCAGTGCCTAGCGCTGTGCACATAGTAAAGCTTAAGTAAACACTCGTTGAACGGATGACTGGCGGAGTTATCATTTCTGGACGCCAGCAATCACAAACTAACTCTGTCTTCTTGTGTACAACTCAAACCCTGCGAGGGGCAGGAAGAAAAAGGTTACGGAACACAACTCTGAGGGCCGAGGTTAACCTGAGCTGGGCTGAAGGAGGAATCCACTTCCCACAGAGCACTGGGAAGCCCGACCAGAGCCGCCAAGACGACGCGAGACCCTAGGAGAGACCTGCCTTTCTGGACAGGGCTCAAGCTTGCCCAGAGAGGGACAAGGTTTGAGAGGAACGCTCCATTAGCGGCGGAATCAAGTACCACGGCCCACGCCTCACTGAAGCCacgcggtaaagaacccacctgcgaaAACCCAGGAATTCAAATAACGCACGATGCGCACGCCGCCGGATTCTCTGCACTTCCGCCTTCCGGCCAACCCGCTCCTCTGGCCCGCCCCTCCCGGGTGGCGCGCTGCTTGCCGGGAGCCAAAATGTCCCGGATGTCTTAGAGAGGTGGGGTCCTCTAGAGTCCCAAGCTGACGCGCTTCCTGATTTTTGGATAGGTTGTGTACCTGGAGCTGGGCTCCTCCCAGATAGATTCTGAAGTTGGTTGTGGAGAGTGCGACGGAGTGCCCGAGTCAAGGGTTCTTGACACGAGCTAGGCCTACGTCCTGAGCATGAGCGGGATAGCCCTGACACTAACCCACGGAGGGATAACCGCCAGACGACTGTGCCCGTCAGTTAGGGAGCTCAGAGCTGACCTTTAGGTTTCCTGTCACGCCTCCCCGTTCGCAGGACCTTCACCACTGTCACCTGTTCTTCTAGATGCCAAATTAAGATCTTTATTTGCAGCCTTAAACTTCCCCATCCCAGCTGATGGCTTCATCGTTGTACACATGTCAAAACTTGTCAAACTTTATCTTTAAATACGAGCAATTCATTGtatgtcagttatacttcaaagCTGTTACCAAAAACCCCCTTTTCATCCCAAATACAAGTTCAAAGGGTAAAATGATCAAACTAATTCAGTTCAACTCACGTTTACCTGACTCATCACTTACCGTATACCAGACACCGTGCTTAGCCTAGGACACTTGGCATACGTGGTGGTCACATTGATCACAACCACTTCTTTTTATGATTGCTTTACATGTTTCTGATAGTATTGGCTTTGGAACCGTACAGGTTTGTGGTATTTATGGTTCTAACACTTTTTGTGAGTGACATGAGTATGTCAGAGCCTGGACTTCCTTATCTATAGAATGAAGCTAATACAACCTAATAATCCAAGGTAGGGGATATAAGAGTTCAGCAAATGGCCACTCTTATCATTTTTACATAATAAATTCAAACATGGCCAGGACTATTTGCCAACAGTATTTTCTAGAGATTTACAACATATACCTAAAACCAGGAAATAAATTCTATAATCATAGCCTAGTAAACTCCTGTCAGGTTACTTGTAAGAGTTCTAAGAATTTATGGgtaccttttttctttaaatttgcaCCCTTGAAGAAACTGTTCATCATATGGAAGTTACTAAACTCCATATGAATACAGCAAGTTTTTTTTTATGGAACAGAAGCTGGAAAAAGCTCATGacatatagtatttttttaaaaaaaagcttgaaaAACTTGATTTCTTTAGAGATTAAATTCCTTTACAGCAACTGAATTTCTATTATAAAGTTAACTATATATTAGATCTTAGCCACCTCTCCCAAAAATAATGTTCACATTGCATTTTAAATTAGAGCTCACTTTCAGACAGTCCAAATTGACAGCACCTTGCTTAACATACCTGGCCAAGACTTTTGAATAGATACTTGgcacaaaaaaaaatttttttaaagcctatcTTATGAAAATGTCATGGTGTTAAATATATGCCATAATTCTGCACAACTGGTTCTTTAAAAGGTTGAATCCTAGattgcattgggcttccctggtggatcagctggtaaagaatccgcctgcaatgtgagagacctgggtttaatccctgggttgggaagattccctggaaaagggaatggctaccagcttcagtattctggtcttgaaaattccatggattatccacggggtcacagagttggacatgactgaacgactttcactttcactagactGCATTATTGAgggcaaaaaatttttttaacatgttcCTCATCAGTTCATATAAAAGCAGTTCCAACAGAAGAGTTAAATGGCCTTGGTAtacttaaaaatctttaattCATTCCCTCATTCAGACATTTGAGTATGCATTCTGTGACAGGCACTGTGCTGGCTAtatgaagatgctgctgctgctgctaagtctcttcagttgtgtacgactctgtgcgaccccatagacggcagcccactaggctcctctgtccctgggattctccaggcaagaacactggagcgggttgccatttccttctccaatgcatgaaagggaaaagtgaaagtgaagtcgctctagcaatcccatggactgcagcccaccaggctcctctatgggattttccaggcaggagtactggagtgggttgccattgacttctctgatACAATGATGGGAACCAAACTACTGTCTTTAGGAAACTTTAACCTCTGATGTGATAATGCTTAAGGATCAAACTGGACATTGCTTCAGCTCCATTACAGAGCCAGAAGGAGCCTATCGGATGGGAGGCACTTGAATACCTGGCAAGCAAAATGGTTTCCCATCTTAAAACCATGTTACACCACCACCTAATGGTGCCTCTACAGTCAGACCTTACCCACGGAACTCCTGCTCTGGCTGTCATACCTGGATAAAAGCCAGGTGTGAgatctgcagaaaagaaatgaaCGTGGGCAAAAGGGCCTattgtgctttttttccccaaattataCGCAATAAAAACAGTTCTCAGATACTGCTCTTTCCTATTTTCCTCCTACTTCCCCGCTGTACTTTGTACATTCAGGTGCCTGTCACTCGGTCAAAGTCCTGCTAATTCTACTTTCTTATTCTTTGTGCAGTCTGCGTATTTTCACCTTTATTACACTAATAAACCGAGGTTGCATATGCCCTTTTATCCAACAATTCTACTGCTAGGTATATTCCCTACCTAGGCAAACTCTCGTATCTATGCACATTGGGGGAAATACAGGGATGTACATGGCAATACTGATTGTGATAGTAAAAACGGAGGAGCCATATAAAGTTCATTGATGCAATAATAAATGACAGAGcgctgatgaactatgaatggaggtatgtgacactgtacaggagacaggaatcaagaccatcttcaagaaaaagaaatggaaaaaagcaaactgTCTGAGgcggccttacaagtagctgtaaaaacaagggaagcgaaaagcaagagaaaaggaaagatatatccatttgaatgcagagttccaaagaatagcaaggagagaaaagaaagccttcctcagcgatcaatgcacagaaatagaggaaaacaatagaatgggaaagactagagatcacatcaagaaaactagagacaccaagggaacatttcatgcaaagatgggctcgataaaggacagaaatggtagggacctaacagaagcagaagatattaagaagaggtggcaagaatacacaggagaactgtacaaaaaagatcttcacgaccagataatgatgatggtgattatcatgatcactcacctagaaccacacatcctggaatgtgaagtcaagtgggccttaggatgcatcactactaacaaagctagtggaggtgatggaattccacttgagctatttcaaatcctgaaagatgctgctgtgagctgcaatatgccagcaaatttgggaaactcagcagtggccacaggactggaaaaggtcagtttttattccaatcccaaagaatgctcaaactaccacacagttgcactcatctcacacgctagtaggagaaggagatggcaccccactccaggactcttgcctggaaaatcccatggacggaggagcctgctaggctacagtccatggggctactaagagtcggacacgactgagcaacttcactttcacttttcactttcatgcattggagaaggaaatggcaacccactccagtgttcttgcctggagaattccagggatagagaagcctagtgggcttctgtctatggggtcgcatagagtcggacacgactgacgcgacttagcagcagcagcacacgctaataaagtaatgcttaaaattctccaagccaagcttcagcaataagtgaaccatgaacttccaaatgttcaagctggttttagaaaaaaagtgaagagaattccagaaactctatttctgctttattgactatgccaaagtttttgactgtgtggatcacaataaactgtggaaaattctgaaagagatgggcataccacctgacctgcctcttgagaaacctgtatgcaggtcaggaagcaacagttagaactggacatggaacagactggttccaaataggaaaaggagtacgtcacggctatatattgtcacgctgcttatttaacttatatgcagagtacatcatgagaaacgctgggctggaagaagcacaagctggaaatcaagaatgccgggagtaatatcaataacctcagatatgcagatgacaccacccttaatgcagaaagtgaagaactaaagagcctcttgatgaaagtgaaagtggagagtgaaaaagttggcttaaaactcatccttcagaagactaagatcatggcatctggtcccatcacttcatggcatataggtggggaaacagtggaaacagtggctgactttatttttctgggctccaaaatcactgcagatggtaattccagccatgaaattaaaagatgcttactccttggaaggaaagttacgaccgacctagatagcatattaaaaagcagagacattactttgtcaacaaaggttcgtctagtcaaggctatggtttttccagtggtcaagtgtggatgtgagagttggactgtgaagaaagctaagcacagaaaaactgatgcttttgaactgtggtgttggagaagactcttgagagtcccttggactgcaaggagatccaacctgtccatcctaaaggagatcagtcctgggtgttcattggaaggactgatgttgaagctgaaactccaataagagctgactcatttgaaaagaccctgatgctgggaaggattgagagcaggagaaggggacaacagaggatgagatggctggatggcatcactgactcgatggacatgggtttgggtggactccaggagctggtgatgtgctgtagttcatggggtcgcaaagagttggacacgactgagcaactgaactcaacggATGGTTGTTTTTACAAAATATAACTACACCAGTGGTTAAAAACTGTATTTCCCAAACCAAACAATGATTTGctgggtaaaaagaaaaaataaatgaccttgttacagagtgaagtaagtcagaaagagaaaaacaagtatcatattttaatacatatatatgcaatctaTATGGTTCTGGTACTgctgaacctatctgcagggcaggaacagagatgcagacatagagaatggacttgtgaaaacaatggggaaagagagggtgggatgaattgagagtagTGCTgacatacacactaccatgtgtaaaagagatagctagtaggaagctgctgtgtaacacggggagctcagctcagtgctctgtgatgagctACAGGGGTGAGAAGGaggcccaggagggaggggagagatatatatatagttatagaaaccaacacaacattgtaaaacaattatcctccaattaaaaataaattttaaaaaacggtattgttttacattttttaaatgtcattatctgcatttgcttatttattatcTTTAGTCACAATTCAGTACATTCTCCCTTTTGACCAACAATAACAACATTAATAACAGCAGGTGACATTAATAAACACTTAGTTTATATGATATACtcatctcacttaatccttacaacaatcaGTAAAGAAGGTGGTGTTATTCCTATTATAAAGATGAGGTAAAAGGCCTAAGGAAGGAAGGATAAGTAACGTGCCAAAGGTCAAATCACCAGTTGGTTACACAGTAAGGATTCCAATTTAGATTCTCTTACCTACGATGCTATGTTAACGTAAGTATAGCATTATGCAACTGGATATTCAATAATTAATTGATAGTGATGGGGTCAAATTTACATCTAAAACTCACCAAAGGCTGTATCTATATACTACTAATTTATTTCAGTTTAATAGCTGGGAAACAATGCTTAGTGAGTGTTACAGGCTGAGTTGTAGCCCCTGAAAATTCATATAATGAAGTCTGTCCTAATCTATTCGGGCAGCCAAAACAACACACTATAGAGACTGGGTggtttataaacaacaaaaatttacttctcacagttctagaggctgggaagtccaagatcaaggtgcaggCATATTCAGTGTCTAGTTTAAAGGTCCTCTTCTTGGTTCATAGACTGTCTTTTCATCATCAGCTCATGTGGCAGAAAGGGTAAGCAGTGTCTGTGggctctcttttaaaaaaagagcacTAATCCCACTCGTGAGaactccatcctcatgacctaagcACATCCCAAAAGCCCTACCTCCTCATAGCATCACAGGGGGCATTAGGTTTCAACAAATTATTTAGTGAATGCAAACATTAGGACCAATACAAAGTCCCAATTCctggtacctcagaatgtgactgtatttggagacagaatCTTTATAAAGAAGTAATTAGagtaaaatgaagtcattagggtgggccctagtccaatatgactggtatTCTTATAAGAGGAAATTTGAATACAGACAAGTACAGAGAGAAgtccatgtgaagacacagggaggtGATCATCATTCAGGCAAGAGAGGGAACTCAGAAGAAATCAACCCTACTTTGACCTCACACTTCCAATCTCCAGAACTTTAGAAAGTAAATTTCTATTTAAGCCATGCAATcggtggtactttgttatggcaccTTAGCAAATGAATGCTGTCAGGAATTTGCTCAAGTTTTATTGGTCACTGGTATActgctataatttttaaatgaaacttgtactttaaaaactaagaacGTTAATTTCTATGTCAAAATAACTGACTTAAgcacacttttaatttttaatgcatcATACTGTAATGAAATgtcattaacattttaatataattttattgtaataCTGAATAATTCCCTGTAATTTATCTTTCgtactttttcctttctaaataaGATTAAAATCTAGTCAAAGGAGATTTATACTTTATAATACACAGCATACAAATAAGATCTTAAAAGTATTTAACAATTATGTCTCAAACTTTATTACTTAAGGAATCAGTTTCTATATACTGCTTTCAATCACTTTTTATTAGCTGCTTCCAAAACCCGTAACAGGTGCAAGAAGAGATTGATGATATCCAAGTAGAGGTTGATGGCAGCTAATACATACTCTTCAGGTGACAGCCTGTGCATCAGTGAGTGTGTGTCATAGATGATGAATCCGCAGAAAAGAAGGGCTCCCCCAGCAGCCAAGACCAACTCTACTGTCTCACTGTAAAAAAACAACTAAAGGCAAGAGATTATtgtaatagttttatatttaagaaCAGCATTAAGAATACTTAAGTTACTTATACTCtacatacatatttaataatTCTGTACAACTTTGAATACAAATGTTAAAAGTAGAAAAAGGCAGGGCAGGTCCACTTGTGTTGGATGAATGGGTGAAGGGAGGAACCAATGAATATCCTCCTTTCTATTAAATTATCCACCTGACTTTGAATAGTACCATTCCaaacataaattatttaaaatctatttcttactcaGAATTACATGTGCCACTTGAAGATTAGCAATTGCAAGTGAGGAcctctttctatttcatttaacTCATTTGTTCATCTTTCTTTCAACCAATAATATTAACATAAgaccctgatttttaaaatatcattttaaaatcattctaCATACAAATGTTCCAGATAATTATAACCAAGTGTCCTACCATAACATGTCTCTTACAGCTTTTTGAGATTATTTGTATTTCAAGTTATCATTCTAAAACAACTTACCCTCAAGATTCCTGACAAACACAAAATCCACAAACCAGCAAACAgtctataaaaacaaaaattttaataatttagaatATTGTTCCTAACCAAAAACCTTTGTAAACTCATTCAGCattttctgaataaataaatccatCCTGATATTTGGCAAAGAATCACTGAAATGTAAGAATTCTTAAACCTACAATGAATATTACAGAATACCCAGAAATTGAAAGAACAGCTATCTATTCAACATTTGTTTTTATGGTGTATGAGACTAATTAAGagtatgatttttaaagtttcaattggaatataaagaaaatactgaCATAAGCAAAATATCATTAGAAATATCATTTAATTCAAAGAGCTATAaaacttcttaaaaatatataaatttaccaATGAagcat comes from the Bubalus kerabau isolate K-KA32 ecotype Philippines breed swamp buffalo chromosome 1, PCC_UOA_SB_1v2, whole genome shotgun sequence genome and includes:
- the LLPH gene encoding protein LLP homolog, whose product is MAKSLRSKWKRKMRAEKRKKNAPKELSRLKSILKIDGDVLMKDVQEIATVVEPRHCQEKTQCVVKDETDDMKMETDIKRNKKTLLDQHGQYPIWMNQRQRKRLKAKRERKKGKSKVKAMKAAKGLTW